The DNA sequence AAACTCTTTCCTTTTTGTTCCTGCCATTTGTCAATTTACGTTCGTTCAACTATCAATAATAGTCACGGTACAGACCCATAAGCCCAGCAATGGCGTATGTTAATGCGTTGATGGGATCATCCGCCGTaggtgtatttttaattttttgactgAATTGCATGGTCTCATATAGGAGAAATAGTTATAACATTAATTTCCCAGGCGGGGCTCATTATCTCTATAGAATCCTACTATCTACTTTATCTACTTCAATTAGGCAATTGAAGGAATCTGTATTCATGTCCCACACCAAATGAAACAGACTCACATAATACTATCAACTTCCTCTGTTTGAAATCAGTAGCTCAATGCtgttttatttatgatgttccCAAGGCAATCTATGTGAATTGATGCAGTGTTTCTGTGGATTTAGTTGGCTTTTGCTATTCCTTGCTTGTGAAGCAATGGGAATAAAGAAAAGAGTAAAAGAGTTACAGATGCCGACAgtgaaaagtaaaagaaaaagaaagacgaAGGTCCTGACAATTACAGCCTACCATATTCCAGAATGAGATCTTCATGACAATTGCTTCATGTTTGCTCTCAACCCTCAACCCTCAGCCCCTTccccatttttatttattctattttcaccACTTTCAGAAACTCTGCCCGGGTTTATACTTTGGTATCATTGTTGATTAAGAATGCCTTAAATATATACATGGCTGTTACCTTTTACACTACGAGTTTAATTTATTGTCGGTGGGATTTTAGTGATAAATGTGATGAGGAGGTTAACTGTTTTGAGTGTGATGGGCAAAAATGATTTGATGGCAAAATTGTGCTTTCTGTGGTAGTTGAATCAGAGAGAGAATTCAGCAGAAAAATAATTGGGTAAAGAAGTTTAAACAACATAGAATGAGAGGTTGCTCGATGCCACTCAACTCCTTTCGCTTGAAAATACAAGTTTGAGGCACAATTACTGGGGTCTAGAGGACAGATACAACCTTAAAAGACTATATTCTTTTcgatttttgaaagatgaaaagcAGAAGTGTCTTAAATGGAGCAGGAGCTGGTGCAGGTTTGGAATTCGGCCTTTACTTTTCGGAGGGCCCTTGGTCTTGTTAGGCTCTAGCCCACTACTTCCCCATTAGCAAGGGAACCTTGTAATCATGTGATAGGCTAACAACTTGATTGCTAAATGGTCAAAATTAGTATTAAGGATGGCAGGTGCAAATATGAATATGGTCCCTTTAGAACTAATAATGTAATGAATGACTCGAAGAAATTCAAGTTACGTTTATACTGGTTTGTATTtagaaattagatgagatgtttttagataaatgttgaataaaatattattagaatattattattgttttagaatttgaaaaaattgaattgtttattatattttgtatgtaaatttgaaaaaattgtaataatgagatgagatgagatgagatgcttTCCGAATCCAAACAGAAATCTATACTCTGAAAGAACGAGTCTAAATTTTATGTTACGAGTAGAGTAGtttgaaatcattataaaggCCAAGAACCTCTaatattagtaatatttgaatattacaaataataataggaaaatatataaatagccCAGAGGAAAAGGTGGGTGGGGGGTGTCAACGAGGAGAAAGTTCTGTAGTGGGTATTTCAGATATAGTTGTGGTCTATGCCCCAAGACAAAGGGAAACTAATCAGCCACAGTTTAATCAAAGAACAATATTGATCTTGCAGTCGTTGTTATCCTCCTGACACCACGTACAACGCAAGGCTGTGATATTTATTGAGGTGGTTGCCGTCCATTCAAATCCTAATTGCCCATTACATTATTGATTGCATGTTCTTTAACATATCAAGTGGAATTTGTTTTGACTACGTAAAACTCAGAACCTCTAGGGATATCATTATCTATCTTTAaacctgcatatatatatatatatatatatatgtatgtatatatctcGCTCCAGATCATCAGGGTCACATTTTGGCATGCCTGACATGTTTGCAGGCCCATATGGCTTCAAAAGGGTAGGTTTCTGGTTAGAAATGCaggaaaaaaaatctagaatgTTAGAATCAAAAGCATACTCATGTAGTTGCATAGACAATCAGAGCAATCCTTGCAAGTCTGGATTAAATTGTGAGAAACATCCATGACAGATGCTTCATTGAATCCTTTGATTAGAATCATTCGAACTGCCCCCACCAAGCATTATTGTACTAGTAAGTAAATTTCTGTGGCAAGACTGTTCAATTGGAAGATAGAAACATTGAGTTCTTGCTGCCCTATCGAGTTAGGAGAGTTCATCACCCCAATCTTGACCTTAAGCCCCCATTCTGGCAGACCAGGAGGAGTAAAATTAAGGTTTACGAGGAGTTGTTATTAGCCGAAATGCAaaacattttttctttcacCGGTTGATATGGCACGTTCCGAGTGATATCAAATAAATatgattgaaaatgataaaatgtaaGATACATAtgggtatctctctctctctctctctctctctctctctctctctctctctctctctctatatatatatatatatatttaggttTGGGAACTCTAGGACTtggaaaaacatatttaaaagttttagaaGACAGGTCAAAGTCATGGGATAGACCTAACAGGGGCTGGTGAAAAGTCAGGCTTCATTAGGCTTGAAGAAACTAGTCCAAACATGCCCCTGAGAGCTTAGCTCATGAGCTGCGTAACAGAACCCGAGCTATTCATCACATTACAATCATCAGTTAGAACTTAGTATTCATTGTCACTAGGGGTGCAAGAATAAAccgaaaaattaaaaaattgccCCTAGATTGGGCCGGTTGGTTTAGTCCGATTTTTGATCGATTCAGTTTGAAATcggttcctttattttaaaaaccggACAAATCTGGTCCGAAATCGATTTTATATTTTCCAAcatcggaccggaccggttcacatattatatataatatataattatatatgaaataatatattataatttataacataatattttaatcttaaacataaatatttatttgatcatatgttttatatataaaatatctatattaaatacattttatttcttgataaattctcaatatatttcttttgaaaaatacattagtaatactaatatacttaatatattaaaattgaaaaaccggACCAGAACCGTAACCGGTAAAATCGGAAGTACTGGTTTAGAAGAATAactggtgcgtaatcggtttttgaaaatataaaaccggTATACCAGTTTGGccttaaattttatccaaaactagACCGAACTAGACCGGTTACATCCCTAATTGTCACGTCCCATTACAGTCTCTATTGTAACACACTCTCTATCCCATCCAAGCATTATGTGGTTGATTAGTCAACCAGTTTTGattaaaatgaagaagaaaaaaaggatcagttttccacacaaaatataaacaaagaTCCCACATCGATTATATTGGAACATATCAAAGCATATATAGCTTAAACCAGACATTATCTCTAGGGTTCAAGAGCCTTTCAGtaaatgatctatatatatccTTAGCTGACCATAAAATGAAAGCTTATTACTAATTAACCTAAAGCAAACTCGTTTGAgacaaaaataataagatttatgCTCTTATTTGTAATCTCAAACCTTGGATCAGCAGGTTTGTCTAATTTCTCATTGAGGATTTGGTGGGCGACTATTGACTGCACTGATCCTGGGCCCCAATCCCAGCAACTCTTTGCTGGTATCATCTTTGTGCACAATCACTTCTATGAAGAAGAAGCAGTCTTTCTTCCGTGTAGCTGTTTCAATTGCTTCAATAAGCTCCTCTTCGCAATAAACCTGATGATCaatgaattaattaagaatgtcATGGGAATTTGTTAAATTCACAACACATGCAGATCACTGTTGAAATAATCAgtaaacacatatatatacttctTACCTTTTTTGTACAGCACTTTCCATTCCCATTATGTATTGCATCCACCAATCCAGTGTAGTTCCAGTTCTTGATCACGTTGTAAGGCCCATCATGGATCTCGACTTCTGAGGTGTATCCACCATTGTTTATTAAGAAGATGATGCTCTTTTGGCCACATTGTATTATTGTTGAGACCTCTTGTCCAGTCATCTGAAGATCATAATTAGAgaatcttcattttcttcttaatttgttTGAATTACCCAATTTCGCAAAAGGTAATACGAGATTTTAAATCAAAGGATTTTAATTAACCATATTATAGCTTAGAGTCCATCATTCAAATTCCTATTTTGGATTTATATTGGAAACATCATGATAATTAATAGGGGTGAGTATCGGCCGGTCCAGACCGGACATTTTTAGACTGGACCGAACTGGACGGAATTGGATCTAGTCCGGTCCAGTCCAATTTTGGGAGGACCGAAGGAGTTTCGGTCCTGTCCCTGTCCAGGAATTTTCCACCCCGGGCCtgaccggaccagaccgaatgaaaaataaaaatataatttatataaataattttgtaaattaattagataattttttactaatactaatatctatactaatactaatagtctaatatggtattaaaaaaaataatactaataatctaatattataatatactatagttatacttatactaatatagactatatagttatattaaatactataagtaatactaatactattatatagtctaagactcttaaGTCTAATATAGGTTATatggctataactaatactaatattattaataataataatgtagaaaatagttatactaactgattaattcaacataactaatattactaatataatatagctatattaaattactaatagtctaatacaaatactattatatagttatactaatcgtaaattcataataactaaatcataagtctataaatatatatatttagtatcaatgtattattatactatttaatgtatagctattaactataatatataatactagtatatattaacatattaacatattataagagttatggtatatattataatatatcatatatgtataaatttataatgtattagtatagttaacttaatatgtaatatgatagtattaaatcactataactgcatagagtattagtaatatagtatttaatataactacatacagtattagtaataagagtattactattatttaatatagtatgacatagagtattaataaatgtgtggtgtttgaagagatatagtaatactagtatattacatatagtattactattattacatttaattattagttatagtattagtactagtgtattattagttatagcaaataagttaataactattactaatttactatatactaatagattaatagtattagcatttactaatatatattaatatatataatagtatactatatatattaaatatatcacaatataattacataagtattaaacaaaatgtcatagaaattaaaaaaaaaaaaatcaaccgtGGACcaaatggaccgaccggaccggactggaccgtCCCGACCCTTAgagagttcggtccggtctagggtgggaaaaccctgaaTCGAATAAGTCTAGTCCAGTCCGTAAAACCTCCCCAGatcggaccgaactcacccctaattAATTAACCTGGAAGCTCCCATCACCAATGCAAGCAATGACACGTTTATTTGGTACTGATTGAGCATAACCGAGCGTTGCACCAACAGACCACCCGATTGAACCATACTGCATCTGGAGTTCATACCTGCAATGAACACCAAGTACTTTTGTATTCAGATTAATGTTTATAAAACTCGATTAAAACCAAACAAACGTGCTAGAGACTTTGTTGCTTAATTACCCACATCCTTCTGGTAGTTTTAGTTTCTGGCAATTAAACCAGGAATCTCCTGTCTCAGAAATTACAGTAGTGTCGCTTGAGAGCATATTCTGTATATGCTGAAACAGAATATTAACCCTCAATGGCTCCTTAGGCTGGCTTTTAAGAGGAAGACCTTCTGGGATATAGATCCTGTGGTAGTTTTCATAAGCTGTCGTGTTGGGGTTTAGTCTATTAATTGAGAGTGCCTGAAGGAAGTCCTTCATTAGGACACACCCGAAAGTGGGGCCGTTGGCGACAATTACACGATCAGGTTGCACAATGATTGCCTTCTCCTTCTTGAGGAGGAGGGAGTAGCCACAAGAGCTGCAGTCATTGAAGATTGGCCCAGCAAACAGATATGCATCAGCAGATTCTACAATCTCAGCACAGAAGGCAGTGCTTATTGCACCCCAATATGTCCCAATAAAGTGGGGGTGGCTCTCCGGTACCAGCCCTTTTGCTGATGGCATCACGGAAAAGGCATAGCCACAAGCATCGGCCAATTCAACAAAGGCTTCACAAGCCTTTGCCACTCGGAGTTTCGGCCCACCCACCATGACTGGCTTGACTGCCTTGTTCAAGAAGGCGGCTGTCGCCTTGACGGCCGCTTCTAGCCCCATTTTGTTACTCAATCTGTGTAAATAGATCCCAACAAAACCGCAAACATTAGCTGCTATCCATATATCTCtgaaccaaaaaccaaaaaacagcaACTTgctatatatcaatatactagtttctcaaaaccaaaaaagaatttGGGAGGTAGCAGATCAAGTTTTTACGTACCTGGGTGACAAAGCAAATGGAGTAGGCTCCCCGCTAAAAGTTGGATGAGGGATGCCAGGCAAGTTGCAGCTGATGCTGATGTAGACaggcttgctttctttcaaagCAGTAGAGATGGCTCCATCAATCAGTTCGTGTGCGCCTTCCAAGTCAGTCACTACAGCCTATAGCACAAAAATGGCCATATATAGCCATGACCGCATTACCAAAACACAACCGGGTAAACTTTATCATTACTCAGtattcagaaaagaaaaaacttctcATTTTCAATTGAAATTTTAGTaaaacagaattaaaaggttCAATGGCATGGCATGCTAGAACCCTACTTCCGATGCaatgaaaaaagataaattaatattgcttACCTGAAAGCAAGTGACAGGCTTGAAGCATTGCAGTTCTTGGCTGAAATCCGGTGACCCAATGGTATGGTGAAGAATTCTGTTTGTCCCAAAATCGTTTGAATTCGGGCCACCAACAATACAAATAACTGGAAGATTCTCACTGTACGCTCCAGCAATAGCATTGAGAACACTAAGGCCGCCCACAGTGAACGTGACAACGCATGCACCGACCCCTCGAGCCCTGGCGTAGCCATCGGCCGCATATCCAGCATTGAGTTCATTGCAGCACCCAACGTTGTTGAGACCAGGCTCGGCAAGGAGGTGGTCGAGAAGGGTGAGGTTAAAGTCACGGGGGACAGAGAACACATTGTCGACGCCGATCTGAACAAGCCGATGAGCAAGGTGGCGGCCGAGGGTCGCCTCGGAGGACGCCATAAAGGGTGGAGGATGTGTGTTTTGAATCGGGGCCGTGCCGTTCAGGCCGGGAGGGCAGGCCACGTCGTTGTCGCAGGGTTTGCATGAATCTAGCATGCCGGCCATGATCATCGTGGTGTCCATGTGagaaaaaaccacaaaaaataGAGAACTAAATCGAGGTTTAGGCTTCAGAAAAAAGATGTCTTAACTCTTCAAACTGCTGAATATCAAAAAAATCCAAGGAAGAAGTAATACTGGTGAGTGAGGAAGTAGTACTGAAGggtgaccatatatatatatatagctcataGCTGGTTAAGCGCGAAAGAAGGCAACCATATCTATGAGGTTTCTTGGGGAAGAATCAGTCTCCAAATAAGAAAAACTTATTGTCAATTCATAGTTCTGCGAGAAGaattataatttgttaatttttttagtcGCGAACTCGCGCAATGTGTACGAATTTCTCAATTATCTAGGGGTAGCAATTAGTGTTTTTGAGCAGTGTTCGAATTATGAACACTTGACTATATTCATTAATATGAACCTAATTCATTAAGCCAAACTTGTTAAATCCTAATTAACCAACTTATTTAGATAAATGCTAGGGTCATGTTGTATTATCTCTTTTAACTCAtttaataatgaattaaaaataggtCAACACAACATGATCTATTTAAACTCATTTATGTATATAGGTTGAACTAACACGCATAATTCATTTGATTTAATTAACATAGttttacataaaagttaaaatctatatttattaataactacaatatcttaaaaaaaaaaaagactatctactaacaaaaaatattaatattttttaaattgtaacatataataaaaccaatattataatcccaacaataataaaattgtgattttaaaataaaatataaatgagtCAAAATGAGTTGATTTCGAATTAAACGAATTGATCCATTATTGACCCGTTTATAAATTGTGTCTTAATGAGTCAATCCGTTTGGACTTAAACTCATTAACATTGAATTCAAACCCGCTATAATTATTTCATGTCATGTTGAGTTCACGAATTGTATCACATATTATCATTCCTAATTATAACTACTGTAACATTTAAGATGACTATGAGCTTGGTCAAATTTGGTAAGAACCCGTAATAATGCATAGAgtctaaaaatatattgtaaaaaaagaaaaataaaaagaaaaagaacgatattcccataattttatttatatgtccTTGCTTAGTACTGTGCCCGAAGGAATACCTTGATTACATTTTAGAATCTTTGGCCATtgttaaatacaaaaaattatcaaGAATTGTAATTACCTCTCCTATATggattaaaaaggaaaattaaaatcaaacccAACCCCAACTCAGTAGTAGGACAAAAAAATGGACAGTATTTCCAAGATCAAACTACAAAATAACTATAAACTCAAGTCATTTTTAAACCTTTGAATAATATTGTTTTCCCAGATTTTTTAATGCGGCAGATCATCATGCATGATGCTTTGGCTTCGATTAAGCATATTCTAATTTACGCGCACTTTCTCAATGATAGATCATAACTTAATAGTTATAATACCCTCAGTCTGAAGAAGGTATACCCCATGGCTTTGTGACTTTGTCCCCTTGCCAATTATGAACACGTTGCGCGCCCAATTGAGTTGCAAACTCATGCCCATAAGTGGCATATATCCTCAATACGGATAGTCTCAAAGCCGATCCCTTTGTAGTACTTCTGCCTATTCTTGATGAATCCAACATGTCCCATATTGTTTCTTCCAACCTTTCACCATGACTAGCTAGCTACATTCCCAATTACATCGATCGAACTTGATGAAGTAGTCCGTGATCTTTTTGCTCTCTAGCTAGGTCTAGCTTAATTGTCATGTTATGGACCTAAACAAGCGGATTTGGGTAGTGAATGGTTCATCTATATACATGATATCATACTATACATGTCCGCCCAGATATATATGGGATAACATTTTGCCACAGATCGATGATCAGTCGGGAGTTTTTAGACCTTAAGCTTTAATTAATTGCCTCTTCACCCCTGATCGAGTACTGGAGTCAAAATAAGTCGACCCGGCCGCCATGGTGTCATGAAAGAGTCGGAAGTTATCGTTTGTGTTGgggattgatatatatataacatccaTGCATGAAATCTGCATGCAGGATATGTTTTATCAGTCCGGCCCGttcaatgcatgcatgcttcgGCCATcaggtttttgtttaattttgattaacaTGACCCATTTGTTAGTCACCACATGCATTATGATATTAATGGCGAAAGGTCTCGATCCAGGTTTGGTTCGTCATTAaagcatgcatgcaccatgcataTCCACTTGATCTGATCATGATTGCATCAAACCAGTACTACTCAGGTTTAGAATTAGCTGTACGTCAAACGAATTAAAGGTATAAAGTGAGCATGATTGATTAAATTGGAGTAGTTTGgataattaatatcatgataTGACTAAGTGGGTACGTATTTAATATTGGAATTAAtgataaaaacttcaaaatttggTAAGGACTTTGGCTCGTTTAGATAGACGAGGAGATGAGGTGTGTTTGAAATAGAGAGGAGAATGAGTGAggatttgaaatatatatatgttttgagtgGGATGTGGACATTACCTTTTGCTGCAAAATTTAGAATCCTCAAAGAGTACTAATTAATCTACGTACGAGCGATGTGAATTTTGAGAGATTGTGGGTTACAAGTACTACtacacatttatatatatattagtaagaGTAACGTGCATTGCAAATTTGCCTAGTTGACTAATTTtgttatatttcaaatttttaagtaTAAGTCgacagaattttgtttatatttatttaaaaaaaatatgttttaaaaaatataattatatttattgagcttaactatattaacatattaaaaaaataataaatacaataaattggAACATATTATTTACTTTGTAATAGATATATGAGTTGATTTAAATTATCAATCAACTATATTTCTATGTGTTATTAGGTTCtaagaatataattaaatatataatgttttaattCTAAACGTGGACattatattagtaaatttaaacAAAGCAGCTCAGTAAGAATTTTTGAACTTCAGGAATACTATGAATAATGTTGGATAAATTATTAAAGTAtaaattaaatagaattaaatattaagagaactattatttgttttattatccATAAGCAATAATATTAGTAAGAACATTAACATTTtcattaatttcaaattttttaatacttttatttatttaataaaaatatataaaaaaattaattcaataaaatttatttattcaataaaaatttataaaaaaaagaatgaaaaatttaactgaataaattattaaaacaaatgaaattttttattaatgggtTTTAGTAActttattcataatattatgaatattacttttttttattgataatattGTGCTTAATCCTAGCCATCAGTgtgttatttgaagaaaatatcTCTCTACACTCAAATCTCCACCGTCCACCTTCACTTCACAAGATGCCTAAAACTCATGCCTTTTCTCTCTCCGACAGAAAGACTccgcttctctctctctctctctctctacccccccccccccccccccccccccccggccccCCGCGCGAAACCTTCTATTTCTCAAGATCCTCTCTTTCCCTCACCCCATTTCTCCATCTTCTCTTTCTCTGTCTCTGGCCTTTtccctctctgtctctcttccTTATACTTTCACCATCACCTTACCGACGACCGCAAGCCCCGATGAAGAGGACGACCACTGCTGTGTGTGggttttttatttctctctttgttgGATGTAAATGTGGTTGTTGGATGTGTTCCTCAGAATCGGTTTTTTTTTGGTAAGGTTTGTGAATCGGTTGgatgcaaaatttttttttttctttcttgtgactGCTAGAGTTTTTTGTGAagaattcatttcttttctctcggTGGGATCTAAATCTTAAGGGCAGCTTCAGAAATTCATTCCATCTTGTTGTTCTTCGATTCAAAATTCTTACGATTTTGTAAAAATCCACGGAAAGTTgggattttttatttcttcatttaCTTCCGTATCTTTTGGGGTTATATAGAAGATTTGGAAGTAGGGTGTAAATTGATTAGAGGATTCATCTGTTAATCTAGATCTAAGTTGAAGAAGGCCATTCAAATCTCTTCTGTTCTCTCTATGTTGACTCTgtttggcattttttttttcctgtcatgCATATTTGTGTCATGTATTTGATCATAATCTGGAAATCAAGACATCTTCAACTgagagcaaaaaataaaaatagaaagcaTACCGACTTATAGAAgacaattaatatattttgttttcttcttctgttggttttgattttctgttttttgaGTTGCATGTCTACATATATGTTTGGGTATATATGTTTAAACGCCCAGACATCTATTTTTGCCATTTCGTCTGTGTATTGAGGCACTCTGTTTGGGTGTATATTTTTGCCATGCATATGCGcatcttctattttatttgatcatagTGTAGAAATTCAAACGCCGAGAAACCAGAAAACTTCACATAAGTTGTTTGAGGGAAATCATTTCTTCtgtgtttgggttttttttttttttttttttttacccgtCATGTATATCCGTATGGTTTTGTTTGATTCTGACGTGGTTTTTCATGCATGCGGACGGTGTAGAGTTCTTGCCGatggctttcttcttcacatctttattttttggttttgcttttttcatttttcaagttttttggtTGTCATTTGAGAAGCTgaggaagttttttgttattgTTTCTCAAACCCTCTGAAAAGCAACTTTCTTATGAACCGATATATTTAACAATCCACACCATTCTTACAGATCTGTGTTTCTGTGTAATCTTATAGTCGGATTTAAGTGTGAAGATGATGATTGGATTTAGGTGTAAGATTTAcgtttttcttaaattttcatggACTGTTTATTTTTTACATCTAACCATTGTGTCCAAAGAAAGTATTCAGTAAACAGTAACTTATTAAAACTTGCAAGAAGAAGCAGAGAGATACGTACCTAGCTGATGCCAAAATTCAGTAGCAAAGAAGCCAATTTCCACAGCTTCAAAGATCTACAAGTCTGAAGATTTGAAAACGCACAGCAAACCATAAGCTTGCGGCTTAAGCTAGAGATATTCTCAAATGGTATAGGGGCAATTTCACACatctattttattatgttttaaattttttacccAAGCTATTGAAGTTCAAAGATTTTTTATGTACACATCTATTTTATCATACTGTACAAATTCACACATCCCCAACccagattttaaattaaaaagaagaagaagaagaagaagaagaagaagaagaagaagcgaaAACCATACCCAAGAAATGCTGAGATCCTGAAGGTCGAAGACTAACTTGAAAACCACCGAAAATTTTGTGTGTAAAAGCGAGGAAGAAAGGAAGACAACAAGAAGTGGCAGTAGAAATTGTGAGAGCAGAAGATAAAACGTTTACACCAAGTGGCAAATTAAATCCTAGTATAAACACGTGCATATTCTTTTGCAATCGTGTCATCAAATCTTATTCTGCAAAGctgttgaaatttaaaaattttacacgTCTGCTTCGTTGTTGTACCTGGAATCATGTAATGGTTTTTCAACCTAGCGGCAGAACAACCAGGAAAACCAACAGGGACATAATCGGcaaaagaaggggaaaaaaacaatAGAATGCAATTTAGGAAGAGTTTTGCAAGTGgcgtattaatattatttttttatatttaaaatttaaattaatattgattttgataaaatttattttatgactaATCATATTATACTGGTACGGTAGGCAGTGTGaagttatatttgtaattagattttttcatttaGAAATCAAAAAAATCGgaataaaaatgtttgaaacaaaataaaatcctCCCACAAAACGTTGgtcagccaaaaaaaaaaaaaaaaaaaaacgaacaGAATGCAATTTACGAATCAAAATAGGGGCAAAATCggaataaaaatatgtaaaacatAATATAATCCTCCCCGATTTTCTCCTACATTGGCACTTATAGATATAGTAgatatttatatgtttgaattttgctacatacaagcacagttgcgtactaatctgtgtaccaatactaatttattcatacttaaaatttaaattaacactatttttaataaaatctactttttgaccaatcacatcacattggtgcacaaattagtacacaattatgcttgtaactatatttttcctatatgTTTTGAGT is a window from the Carya illinoinensis cultivar Pawnee chromosome 14, C.illinoinensisPawnee_v1, whole genome shotgun sequence genome containing:
- the LOC122294481 gene encoding pyruvate decarboxylase 1-like isoform X1; amino-acid sequence: MDTTMIMAGMLDSCKPCDNDVACPPGLNGTAPIQNTHPPPFMASSEATLGRHLAHRLVQIGVDNVFSVPRDFNLTLLDHLLAEPGLNNVGCCNELNAGYAADGYARARGVGACVVTFTVGGLSVLNAIAGAYSENLPVICIVGGPNSNDFGTNRILHHTIGSPDFSQELQCFKPVTCFQAVVTDLEGAHELIDGAISTALKESKPVYISISCNLPGIPHPTFSGEPTPFALSPRLSNKMGLEAAVKATAAFLNKAVKPVMVGGPKLRVAKACEAFVELADACGYAFSVMPSAKGLVPESHPHFIGTYWGAISTAFCAEIVESADAYLFAGPIFNDCSSCGYSLLLKKEKAIIVQPDRVIVANGPTFGCVLMKDFLQALSINRLNPNTTAYENYHRIYIPEGLPLKSQPKEPLRVNILFQHIQNMLSSDTTVISETGDSWFNCQKLKLPEGCGYELQMQYGSIGWSVGATLGYAQSVPNKRVIACIGDGSFQMTGQEVSTIIQCGQKSIIFLINNGGYTSEVEIHDGPYNVIKNWNYTGLVDAIHNGNGKCCTKKVYCEEELIEAIETATRKKDCFFFIEVIVHKDDTSKELLGLGPRISAVNSRPPNPQ
- the LOC122294481 gene encoding pyruvate decarboxylase 1-like isoform X2, with amino-acid sequence MASSEATLGRHLAHRLVQIGVDNVFSVPRDFNLTLLDHLLAEPGLNNVGCCNELNAGYAADGYARARGVGACVVTFTVGGLSVLNAIAGAYSENLPVICIVGGPNSNDFGTNRILHHTIGSPDFSQELQCFKPVTCFQAVVTDLEGAHELIDGAISTALKESKPVYISISCNLPGIPHPTFSGEPTPFALSPRLSNKMGLEAAVKATAAFLNKAVKPVMVGGPKLRVAKACEAFVELADACGYAFSVMPSAKGLVPESHPHFIGTYWGAISTAFCAEIVESADAYLFAGPIFNDCSSCGYSLLLKKEKAIIVQPDRVIVANGPTFGCVLMKDFLQALSINRLNPNTTAYENYHRIYIPEGLPLKSQPKEPLRVNILFQHIQNMLSSDTTVISETGDSWFNCQKLKLPEGCGYELQMQYGSIGWSVGATLGYAQSVPNKRVIACIGDGSFQMTGQEVSTIIQCGQKSIIFLINNGGYTSEVEIHDGPYNVIKNWNYTGLVDAIHNGNGKCCTKKVYCEEELIEAIETATRKKDCFFFIEVIVHKDDTSKELLGLGPRISAVNSRPPNPQ
- the LOC122294481 gene encoding pyruvate decarboxylase 1-like isoform X5: MDTTMIMAGMLDSCKPCDNDVACPPGLNGTAPIQNTHPPPFMASSEATLGRHLAHRLVQIGVDNVFSVPRDFNLTLLDHLLAEPGLNNVGCCNELNAGYAADGYARARGVGACVVTFTVGGLSVLNAIAGAYSENLPVICIVGGPNSNDFGTNRILHHTIGSPDFSQELQCFKPVTCFQAVVTDLEGAHELIDGAISTALKESKPVYISISCNLPGIPHPTFSGEPTPFALSPRLSNKMGLEAAVKATAAFLNKAVKPVMVGGPKLRVAKACEAFVELADACGYAFSVMPSAKGLVPESHPHFIGTYWGAISTAFCAEIVESADAYLFAGPIFNDCSSCGYSLLLKKEKAIIVQPDRVIVANGPTFGCVLMKDFLQALSINRLNPNTTAYENYHRIYIPEGLPLKSQPKEPLRVNILFQHIQNMLSSDTTVISETGDSWFNCQKLKLPEGCMNSRCSMVQSGGLLVQRSVMLNQYQINVSLLALVMGASR